From a region of the Campylobacter showae genome:
- a CDS encoding YfbM family protein produces MGMSAHYYAYMQDVIEAIKNGGGDDVEALGEYDLDKMWDAMHKTLTGKNMFEAMSAGEIFATPNPLSWAIFGRGMAGEEGSEAVSYVDADDVKAVAKAMQSTDIGALLANVNFTDFGEAGTYPEIWEYESEFEDIKAELKEHFNGLLSFYQNAADKGLGVLIVIA; encoded by the coding sequence ATGGGAATGAGCGCGCACTACTACGCCTATATGCAAGACGTTATCGAGGCGATCAAAAACGGTGGCGGCGACGATGTCGAGGCGCTGGGCGAATACGACCTGGATAAAATGTGGGACGCTATGCATAAAACGCTAACTGGCAAAAATATGTTTGAAGCGATGAGCGCGGGTGAGATTTTTGCTACGCCAAACCCGCTTAGTTGGGCGATTTTCGGACGCGGCATGGCGGGCGAGGAGGGGAGCGAGGCGGTATCTTACGTGGACGCAGACGACGTAAAAGCCGTAGCTAAAGCGATGCAGAGTACCGACATTGGCGCGCTTTTGGCAAACGTAAATTTTACAGATTTCGGCGAGGCTGGCACCTATCCCGAGATATGGGAGTATGAGAGCGAATTTGAAGATATCAAAGCCGAGCTAAAAGAGCATTTTAACGGGCTTTTGAGCTTTTATCAAAATGCCGCCGACAAGGGGCTTGGCGTGCTAATCGTAATAGCGTAA
- a CDS encoding type II asparaginase, giving the protein MRFAVKAVIFMLLGATLAFAKPTIYILATGGTIAGSGSGALDTSYTSGTVTVDKLIAAVPDINKIATIKGEQISNIGSQEMNNEVWFKLANRVNELLTSGKADGVVITHGTDTMEETAYFLNLVVKSDKPIVMVGAMRNSGSLSADGPLNIFNAVNVAMSKEAAGKGVVVVMNDEIHAAREVTKTNTTAVDTFKSPNSGKIGTVFYGNVKFYMNPVRKHTVNSAFDITKIKELPRVDIIYSHSNDNPDFVNVAVKNGAKGIINAGMGNGNPFPSALEALGEAVKAGIVVVRDSRVGSGETTLNGEVDDGKYGFLASDNLNAQKARVLLMLALTQTTDKAKIQELFLTH; this is encoded by the coding sequence ATGCGTTTTGCAGTAAAGGCGGTGATTTTCATGCTTTTAGGAGCGACTTTGGCTTTTGCAAAGCCTACTATTTACATTTTAGCCACGGGCGGCACGATAGCTGGCAGCGGCTCTGGAGCTCTTGATACGAGCTATACCTCAGGAACCGTTACGGTCGATAAACTGATCGCTGCGGTACCCGATATCAACAAGATAGCGACCATCAAAGGCGAGCAGATCTCAAACATCGGCTCTCAGGAGATGAACAACGAAGTTTGGTTTAAGCTCGCAAACAGAGTAAACGAGCTGCTAACTAGCGGCAAGGCCGACGGCGTCGTCATCACGCACGGAACGGATACGATGGAGGAGACTGCGTATTTTCTAAATTTAGTCGTCAAAAGCGATAAACCTATCGTTATGGTGGGCGCTATGAGAAACAGCGGCTCGCTAAGCGCGGACGGCCCTCTAAATATCTTTAACGCCGTAAACGTCGCGATGAGTAAAGAAGCCGCAGGCAAGGGCGTAGTAGTCGTGATGAACGACGAGATCCACGCGGCTAGAGAGGTGACTAAAACCAACACTACCGCGGTCGATACATTTAAATCTCCAAACAGCGGCAAGATCGGTACCGTGTTTTACGGCAACGTCAAATTTTACATGAATCCGGTTCGTAAACACACCGTAAATTCGGCATTTGACATCACGAAGATCAAAGAGCTTCCAAGAGTAGATATCATCTACAGCCACTCAAACGACAACCCTGACTTCGTAAACGTAGCCGTGAAAAACGGAGCCAAAGGCATCATAAATGCCGGCATGGGTAACGGAAATCCATTCCCAAGCGCGCTTGAGGCTTTAGGCGAAGCGGTCAAAGCTGGCATAGTAGTCGTGCGCGACTCCCGCGTAGGTAGCGGCGAAACCACGCTAAACGGTGAGGTGGACGACGGTAAATACGGCTTTTTAGCTAGCGACAACCTAAACGCGCAAAAAGCTAGAGTGCTTTTGATGCTTGCGCTTACGCAGACTACGGATAAGGCAAAGATACAGGAGCTTTTCTTAACTCACTAA
- a CDS encoding AzlD domain-containing protein, which produces MIGVSSSEWMIFAAVLLSAFATFLTRAAPFYVIKNYKPRPWLTAVERHMGLMIMVVLVCYGLKDIKFDVYPYGLNEALAVFSAVLIHLKFKNTLLSIAASTAIYMTLIRII; this is translated from the coding sequence TTGATAGGCGTGAGTTCTAGCGAGTGGATGATATTCGCCGCCGTTTTGCTAAGCGCGTTTGCGACCTTTTTGACGCGTGCCGCGCCGTTTTACGTCATCAAAAACTATAAACCGCGTCCGTGGCTAACGGCCGTGGAGCGACACATGGGACTGATGATAATGGTCGTCTTGGTGTGCTACGGGCTAAAGGACATCAAATTTGACGTTTATCCGTACGGACTAAACGAAGCACTAGCCGTTTTTAGCGCGGTTTTAATTCATCTGAAATTTAAAAATACCCTGCTTAGTATCGCGGCTTCGACGGCGATATATATGACGCTTATTAGGATTATTTAA
- a CDS encoding AzlC family ABC transporter permease, protein MHFSYVFKLSVPIFMGYFPLGVAFGILAKSMGVSAFIAIALSTLAYGGAAQFMMLSLFSAGTGLLEVFIVSYLVNLRHTFYGLALLKEYKDLKFRLFNIATLTDETFAIFKALKITDAAERSYVFTRLNLLSWFYWAAGTAVGCLAGELIRVDTSGLEFSLTALFIVIVMEMFKNDKNYKVLGAASLFGVAGVALMPAKAMLVGSMALCFIFILVFKDKL, encoded by the coding sequence TTGCATTTTAGTTACGTTTTTAAGCTTAGCGTTCCGATATTTATGGGCTATTTTCCCCTCGGCGTCGCTTTTGGGATACTGGCTAAAAGCATGGGCGTTAGCGCATTTATCGCCATCGCTCTTAGCACGCTAGCATACGGCGGCGCGGCGCAGTTTATGATGCTCTCGCTTTTTAGCGCGGGCACGGGGCTTTTAGAGGTTTTTATCGTGAGCTACCTCGTAAATTTACGTCATACTTTTTACGGACTCGCACTTTTAAAAGAGTACAAAGATCTCAAATTTCGCCTTTTTAATATCGCGACTCTCACGGACGAAACTTTTGCGATATTTAAGGCGCTCAAAATCACGGACGCGGCGGAGCGTAGCTATGTTTTTACGCGTTTAAATTTGCTCTCGTGGTTTTACTGGGCGGCGGGTACGGCGGTCGGATGCCTAGCCGGCGAGCTTATTAGGGTCGATACGAGCGGGCTTGAGTTTAGCTTGACGGCGCTTTTTATCGTGATTGTGATGGAGATGTTTAAAAACGATAAGAACTATAAAGTGCTGGGTGCTGCGTCCTTGTTTGGAGTCGCCGGCGTAGCGCTCATGCCTGCTAAAGCGATGCTGGTAGGCTCGATGGCGCTTTGCTTTATTTTTATTTTAGTTTTTAAGGATAAGCTTTGA
- a CDS encoding tetratricopeptide repeat protein — translation MKKIVITVACGMVLFAAGDNIEVLQKACDSGNAKSCAAVGLLYEKGQGLEQDYKKARELFFKACDLGGAIMCSALGFAYETGQDVKQDYKKASELYSKACDMRDANACEALGLLYNDGKGIKQNHKKASELFSKACDIGDAMGCYNLGVLYNEGNGVKQDYKKARELYSKACDMKNAMGCYNLGNLYSSGQGVKQDYKKARELYSKACDIGHVDGCYNLGVLYLNGQGVRQDKRRAKEYFGKACDMGEQGGCDWYKKLNEQGW, via the coding sequence ATGAAAAAAATAGTCATAACAGTAGCCTGCGGGATGGTTTTGTTTGCAGCGGGCGATAATATAGAGGTGCTACAAAAAGCTTGCGATAGTGGAAATGCAAAAAGTTGCGCAGCTGTCGGGCTTTTATATGAAAAAGGTCAAGGCTTAGAACAAGACTACAAAAAAGCTAGAGAACTATTTTTTAAAGCTTGCGATTTGGGAGGAGCAATAATGTGCAGTGCTTTAGGTTTTGCATATGAGACAGGCCAAGACGTAAAACAAGACTACAAAAAAGCTAGCGAACTATACTCTAAAGCTTGCGATATGAGAGATGCAAACGCTTGCGAAGCTCTTGGACTCTTATATAACGACGGTAAAGGTATAAAGCAGAACCATAAAAAAGCTAGTGAGCTATTTTCTAAAGCTTGTGATATAGGAGATGCGATGGGCTGCTATAATCTCGGGGTTTTATATAATGAAGGTAATGGCGTAAAGCAAGACTATAAAAAAGCTAGAGAGCTATACTCTAAGGCTTGTGATATGAAAAATGCGATGGGTTGCTATAATCTTGGGAATTTATACTCTAGTGGACAAGGCGTAAAGCAAGACTATAAAAAAGCTAGAGAGCTATACTCTAAGGCTTGTGATATTGGACATGTAGACGGCTGCTATAATCTAGGAGTTTTATATCTTAACGGCCAAGGAGTAAGGCAAGATAAAAGAAGGGCAAAAGAGTATTTCGGTAAGGCTTGCGACATGGGAGAGCAAGGCGGTTGTGATTGGTATAAAAAACTAAACGAGCAAGGATGGTGA
- the flgG gene encoding flagellar basal-body rod protein FlgG, with translation MMRSIYSAATGMIAQQTQIDVTSHNIANVNTIGYKKNRAEFADLMYQVMEYAGTATSATTKSPTGIEVGLGARPTAITKIFSQGYFKETSNNLDMVIAGNGFFQVQLPDGTTAYTRNGAFKLDSEGTIVNSDGYVLQPQMTIPADATQVSVGTDGTVSVLQPGNTEMTQVGRIELANFINPAGLHSMGDNLYLPTGSSGEVVVGTAGLDGLGTIRQGFVEMSNVQLVEEMTDLITGQRAYEANSKAITTSDDMLSIVNSLKR, from the coding sequence ATGATGAGGTCTATTTATTCCGCCGCCACCGGCATGATCGCCCAACAAACCCAGATCGACGTTACGTCGCACAATATCGCAAACGTAAACACTATCGGCTATAAGAAAAACCGCGCCGAGTTTGCCGATCTGATGTATCAGGTCATGGAGTATGCAGGCACGGCAACTAGTGCCACGACAAAAAGCCCGACGGGTATCGAGGTTGGTCTAGGTGCGCGTCCGACGGCGATAACGAAGATATTTTCGCAAGGTTATTTTAAAGAAACGAGCAACAATCTCGATATGGTTATCGCGGGTAACGGCTTTTTCCAGGTGCAGCTTCCGGACGGTACGACGGCGTACACTAGAAACGGCGCCTTTAAACTAGATAGCGAGGGTACGATCGTAAACTCCGACGGCTACGTGCTCCAGCCTCAGATGACTATCCCGGCCGACGCCACGCAGGTTTCGGTGGGTACCGACGGCACCGTCTCAGTATTGCAACCGGGCAACACCGAGATGACGCAGGTAGGCCGTATCGAGCTAGCAAATTTTATCAACCCTGCAGGCCTACACTCCATGGGCGACAACCTCTATCTGCCGACTGGCTCTAGCGGCGAGGTCGTAGTCGGTACGGCGGGTCTTGACGGTCTGGGTACGATCAGGCAGGGATTCGTCGAGATGAGTAACGTGCAACTGGTCGAAGAGATGACCGACCTCATCACGGGTCAGCGCGCGTACGAAGCAAACTCAAAGGCGATCACAACGAGCGACGATATGCTCTCGATCGTAAATAGCCTAAAGAGATAG
- a CDS encoding flagellar hook-basal body protein has product MNNGYYQATGAMVTQFNRLDVIANNLANINTIGFKRDDVVVGDFERIFKEYRDELPIENHTKDAAKFLNRTIDRVPQISEQYVDFSQGGLKFSNNDLDFAMKREDLFFLVEVKPGDVRLTKNGSFNLDEDGFLVTKEGYKVLPSDYFTNNFQGIQIPQGERFSADKNGNLYSNEEPLARLYIAQPKEIRNLTKEGDNLYVLPNLKELEDVGGEIDAVAWKYTQISNVNAVTEMVGLIETQRFVEMYQKVMTSHMDDLNQEAISKLANMKV; this is encoded by the coding sequence ATGAACAACGGCTACTACCAAGCAACCGGCGCCATGGTGACGCAGTTTAACCGCCTAGACGTCATCGCAAACAACCTTGCCAACATAAATACTATCGGTTTTAAGCGCGACGACGTTGTAGTGGGTGATTTTGAGAGGATTTTTAAAGAGTACCGCGACGAGTTACCGATAGAAAATCACACGAAGGACGCGGCCAAATTTCTAAACAGAACTATCGATAGAGTGCCGCAAATTTCGGAGCAATACGTGGATTTTAGCCAGGGCGGACTTAAATTTTCAAACAACGACCTTGACTTTGCAATGAAGCGAGAGGATCTATTTTTCCTAGTTGAGGTAAAGCCCGGCGACGTGCGCCTAACTAAAAACGGCTCGTTTAATCTCGACGAGGACGGATTTTTGGTAACCAAAGAGGGCTACAAGGTGCTGCCGAGCGATTATTTTACGAATAATTTTCAAGGTATCCAAATCCCGCAGGGCGAGCGATTTTCCGCAGATAAAAACGGCAATCTCTACTCAAACGAGGAGCCGCTAGCTAGACTTTATATCGCGCAGCCAAAAGAGATACGAAATCTAACTAAAGAGGGCGATAATCTCTATGTTTTGCCGAATTTAAAGGAGCTTGAAGACGTGGGTGGCGAGATAGACGCGGTCGCGTGGAAATACACTCAAATCTCCAACGTAAATGCCGTGACCGAGATGGTCGGACTCATCGAGACGCAGCGCTTTGTCGAGATGTATCAAAAGGTGATGACGAGCCATATGGATGATCTAAATCAGGAAGCTATAAGTAAGCTTGCTAACATGAAAGTCTAA
- the rpoD gene encoding RNA polymerase sigma factor RpoD, with protein MSTAKKEALSLIEELFKENAKGYITYEKLVKFLDKAPTAAIAKKLESLAKENKVQLITSAEIAKMRNIEDAKKRREELAKLADDNLEEEFDLASETDLLEWSRSDSPVRMYLREMGQIALLTKEEEVEISKKIELGEDIIIDAFCSVPYLIDFILDYKEPLINRERRVKELFRSFDDEGEEGSEEVEEEEENEEVEDDVEEGEEKEAKPKKHNKKDDKRAEKVIESFKALEKAKKEWLKTANKQNEVETDDEFLAKITLAFKKKILKDKLMDLGPTSKLITEIVKSMETALKSDDEFDRELKRLEYKLPMFSDELKKNHKSILKDIIKLSKEDIIARVPEATMVSTYVEIKKLFATKEASKSGFNLDPVLLKEILEQIKRGKKISDEAKARMAKSNLRLVVSIAKRYTNRGLPFLDLIQEGNIGLMKAVDKFEYKKGYKFSTYATWWIRQAISRAIADQARTIRIPIHMIETINRINKINRKYLQEEGKEPDINVIAAEVGLSADKIKQVIKITKEPISLEAPIGNEDDGKFGDFVEDRSSLSPMDHILKNDLKEQIDEVLDQLNEREKAVIRMRFGLLDDESDRTLEEIGKELNVTRERVRQIESSAIKKLKHPKVGRKLKNYIEG; from the coding sequence ATGAGTACCGCAAAAAAAGAGGCATTGTCGCTCATAGAAGAGCTTTTCAAAGAAAATGCCAAAGGCTATATCACTTACGAAAAACTTGTTAAATTTCTAGACAAAGCGCCGACGGCAGCGATAGCAAAAAAACTGGAATCGCTGGCAAAAGAAAATAAAGTCCAGCTCATAACCTCGGCTGAAATCGCAAAAATGCGCAACATCGAAGATGCTAAAAAGCGCCGCGAGGAGCTGGCCAAACTAGCCGACGACAATCTGGAAGAAGAATTTGACCTCGCCAGCGAAACCGATCTGCTCGAGTGGTCGCGCTCGGATAGTCCCGTGCGTATGTACCTACGCGAAATGGGTCAAATCGCACTACTAACCAAAGAGGAAGAAGTAGAAATCAGCAAAAAAATCGAGCTTGGCGAAGATATCATCATCGACGCGTTTTGCTCGGTACCATACCTTATCGATTTTATTCTTGACTACAAAGAGCCGCTTATAAACCGCGAACGCCGCGTAAAAGAGCTTTTTAGAAGCTTTGACGACGAAGGTGAGGAAGGTAGCGAAGAGGTCGAAGAAGAGGAGGAAAACGAAGAAGTCGAGGATGATGTCGAGGAAGGCGAAGAGAAAGAAGCCAAGCCAAAAAAACACAATAAAAAAGACGACAAACGAGCTGAAAAAGTGATCGAGAGTTTTAAAGCGCTCGAAAAGGCCAAAAAAGAGTGGCTAAAAACTGCAAATAAACAAAACGAAGTAGAGACTGATGATGAGTTTTTAGCAAAGATAACGCTTGCGTTTAAAAAGAAAATTTTAAAAGACAAGCTAATGGATTTAGGGCCTACTAGTAAGCTCATAACCGAGATCGTAAAGTCTATGGAAACAGCGCTAAAGAGCGACGATGAATTTGATAGAGAACTCAAAAGACTCGAGTATAAGCTACCTATGTTTAGCGACGAGCTAAAGAAAAATCACAAGTCGATCCTAAAAGATATCATCAAGCTCAGCAAAGAAGATATAATCGCGCGAGTGCCCGAGGCTACGATGGTATCAACCTACGTGGAGATCAAAAAGCTATTTGCGACCAAGGAAGCGAGCAAGAGCGGATTTAACCTCGATCCAGTACTTTTAAAGGAAATTTTAGAGCAGATCAAACGCGGCAAAAAGATATCCGACGAAGCAAAAGCTAGGATGGCAAAATCAAATTTACGCCTAGTCGTAAGCATCGCCAAGCGCTACACGAACCGCGGTTTGCCGTTTTTAGACTTGATTCAAGAGGGTAATATCGGGCTAATGAAAGCGGTCGATAAATTTGAATATAAAAAAGGGTATAAATTTTCGACCTATGCGACGTGGTGGATACGTCAGGCTATTAGCCGTGCTATCGCCGATCAAGCCCGCACTATACGCATACCTATCCATATGATAGAAACGATAAACCGTATCAACAAAATCAACCGAAAATACCTACAAGAAGAAGGCAAAGAGCCGGATATAAACGTAATCGCAGCCGAGGTCGGACTAAGCGCGGACAAGATAAAACAGGTCATCAAAATCACAAAAGAGCCTATCAGTCTAGAAGCCCCTATCGGCAACGAAGACGACGGTAAATTTGGAGATTTCGTCGAGGACAGAAGCTCTCTAAGCCCTATGGATCACATCCTAAAAAACGACCTCAAAGAGCAGATTGACGAAGTCCTAGACCAGCTAAACGAGCGCGAAAAAGCCGTCATCAGGATGAGGTTCGGCCTGCTCGACGACGAGAGCGACCGCACGCTAGAAGAGATCGGCAAGGAGCTAAACGTAACCCGCGAGCGCGTACGCCAGATCGAAAGCTCTGCTATCAAAAAACTAAAACACCCAAAAGTCGGTAGAAAACTCAAAAACTACATCGAGGGCTAA
- a CDS encoding ABC transporter substrate-binding protein — MSKFHSFALALALCASSLFADRVITDQLGRDVTLPDEVKRIVVLQHQSLNALNELNALDKVVGVQESWEKSLGKNYIRLAPSLKDMPTPGDLKVINYEAVLRLKPDVVIVTNYIPQECIDKMTELKIPVVAVSFQRSDAADKGKLNPTFKDDEAAYTEGFYDGIELLGKVANREKEAAELISFVKTSQEQLKAKFSDFIVDKRPKIYMANPDLTTYGSGKYTGIMFMRAGAQNVAAQRIKGYKQVSAEQVLAWAPQMIFVQDRYPQVPAELKSNPQLANLSAVKEGKIYMMPEYAKAWGYPTAEAMALGEWWLAMKLYPKHFDEAEFNKKVEEFYQKFYRTSYK, encoded by the coding sequence ATGAGCAAATTTCACTCTTTCGCGCTAGCCCTTGCGCTGTGCGCGAGTTCGCTTTTTGCCGATCGAGTCATAACCGATCAGCTAGGCCGCGACGTCACGCTACCGGACGAAGTTAAGCGCATAGTCGTGCTTCAGCACCAAAGCCTAAACGCGCTCAATGAGCTAAACGCGCTAGATAAGGTCGTCGGCGTGCAGGAGTCATGGGAAAAGTCGCTCGGTAAAAACTACATCCGCCTAGCCCCGAGCCTCAAAGATATGCCCACACCGGGCGATCTAAAGGTCATCAACTACGAAGCGGTACTTAGGCTAAAGCCCGACGTCGTGATCGTCACGAACTACATCCCGCAAGAATGCATCGACAAGATGACGGAGCTCAAAATCCCCGTCGTCGCCGTTAGCTTTCAGCGCAGCGACGCCGCCGATAAAGGCAAGCTAAATCCGACCTTCAAAGACGACGAGGCGGCCTACACCGAGGGCTTTTACGACGGCATAGAGCTTCTTGGCAAGGTCGCAAACCGCGAGAAAGAGGCCGCCGAGCTCATAAGCTTTGTTAAAACCTCACAAGAGCAGCTAAAGGCTAAATTTAGCGACTTCATCGTGGATAAGAGACCTAAAATTTACATGGCAAATCCAGATCTCACGACCTACGGCAGCGGCAAATACACGGGCATAATGTTTATGCGAGCCGGCGCGCAAAACGTCGCGGCGCAGAGGATCAAGGGCTACAAGCAGGTATCTGCAGAGCAAGTTTTAGCATGGGCGCCGCAGATGATCTTCGTGCAGGATCGCTACCCTCAGGTGCCCGCCGAGCTTAAATCCAACCCGCAGCTTGCAAATTTAAGCGCAGTCAAAGAGGGTAAAATTTACATGATGCCCGAATACGCCAAAGCGTGGGGCTATCCGACTGCCGAAGCCATGGCGCTTGGCGAGTGGTGGCTAGCGATGAAACTCTATCCGAAGCACTTTGACGAGGCTGAGTTTAACAAAAAAGTAGAGGAATTTTATCAAAAATTCTACCGCACGAGCTATAAATGA
- a CDS encoding FecCD family ABC transporter permease, with protein MKFSALLLIWVLLFAVSLGIGQYPVSLEETGKILLSSSADETAKSVVLDIRIPRALLSSLCGGILALSGLALQAVFKNPLVGPHIVGVSTAAAFGGALCIMLGFGSYFIVAFAFFFGLTALFMLYFIAKFVSRSDVFSLILAGIVINGVFAALTSLVQYLADNEDVLPNIIYWLLGSFVRADYDKLIMLTAVSAPCVAALIAMRWRFNLLSLEDGDLKVLGVNIVRLRSVILVVCTLLVAAQVSVSGNIGWIGLVVPHVARMIFGSDHLRSMPACFVAGAVFMLAIDDVSRSISSSEVPLSIISALIGSPIFAILLKRSADANRR; from the coding sequence ATGAAATTTTCCGCCCTGCTGCTGATCTGGGTCCTGCTATTTGCGGTATCGCTTGGCATCGGGCAGTATCCTGTGAGCCTAGAGGAGACGGGTAAAATTTTACTCAGCTCCTCTGCCGATGAGACGGCAAAGAGCGTGGTGCTTGATATCCGCATCCCGCGCGCCCTACTTTCGAGCCTTTGCGGCGGGATACTGGCGCTTAGCGGTCTCGCGCTTCAGGCGGTGTTTAAAAACCCGCTCGTAGGCCCGCACATCGTGGGCGTTAGCACCGCGGCGGCATTCGGCGGAGCGCTTTGCATCATGCTTGGCTTTGGCTCCTATTTTATCGTGGCTTTTGCCTTCTTTTTCGGTCTCACAGCGCTTTTTATGCTCTATTTTATCGCTAAATTCGTCTCTCGCAGCGATGTCTTTTCGCTCATCCTAGCAGGCATCGTCATAAACGGCGTTTTTGCCGCGCTAACGAGCCTTGTGCAGTATCTAGCCGACAACGAGGACGTGCTGCCAAACATCATCTACTGGCTGCTTGGCAGCTTCGTGCGCGCAGACTACGACAAGCTCATCATGCTCACCGCCGTTTCCGCGCCCTGCGTCGCGGCACTCATCGCGATGCGGTGGCGGTTTAACCTACTCAGCCTCGAAGACGGCGATCTAAAGGTGCTGGGCGTAAATATCGTACGGCTACGCTCAGTCATCCTCGTCGTCTGCACGCTGCTAGTCGCCGCGCAGGTCAGCGTCAGCGGAAACATCGGCTGGATCGGGCTTGTAGTGCCGCATGTCGCTAGGATGATATTTGGCAGCGACCACTTGCGCTCCATGCCCGCTTGCTTCGTCGCGGGAGCCGTTTTTATGCTCGCCATCGACGACGTATCGCGCTCGATCAGCTCTAGCGAAGTGCCGCTTAGCATCATCTCCGCGCTCATCGGCAGCCCGATATTCGCCATCCTCCTAAAAAGGAGCGCCGATGCGAACAGAAGGTAG
- a CDS encoding ABC transporter ATP-binding protein, producing the protein MRTEGSLLAIKDAGFFYEEGKFLFRNLSFEIERGQILAILGLNGQGKSTLMSCMMGILGFKEGQLFTQAKFGFLPQSFSVAFDYSVQDIVAMGRVRDISLFSKPSKRDVQICLDALESLEISHLKNKRFNSLSGGQKQLVLFARAIASKSEILFLDEPASALDIKNQDRVLSLIVNLKQKSSASIVFTTHQPNHALAVADRTLILKDDLSYVYGFSAKILNEENLNALYRVRMKTAKFDVAGEQISSITQIFSAQVR; encoded by the coding sequence ATGCGAACAGAAGGTAGTTTGCTCGCGATCAAGGACGCGGGATTTTTCTACGAAGAGGGCAAATTTCTTTTTAGAAATTTAAGCTTTGAGATTGAGCGCGGTCAAATTTTAGCGATCTTGGGGCTAAATGGTCAGGGCAAAAGCACGCTGATGTCGTGCATGATGGGCATTTTGGGTTTCAAAGAGGGGCAGCTTTTTACGCAGGCGAAATTTGGCTTTTTGCCGCAAAGCTTTAGCGTGGCGTTTGATTACAGCGTGCAGGACATCGTAGCGATGGGGCGCGTGCGCGATATTTCGCTATTTTCAAAGCCGAGCAAACGCGACGTGCAGATCTGCCTGGACGCGCTTGAGAGCCTTGAAATTTCGCACCTAAAAAACAAGCGCTTCAACTCGCTCTCGGGCGGCCAAAAGCAGCTCGTGCTCTTTGCCAGAGCGATCGCGAGCAAGAGCGAAATTTTATTTTTAGACGAGCCTGCCAGCGCGCTTGATATCAAAAACCAAGACCGCGTGCTAAGCCTCATCGTAAATTTGAAGCAAAAAAGTAGCGCCAGCATCGTTTTTACCACGCATCAGCCAAACCACGCCCTTGCGGTGGCGGACCGCACGCTTATTTTAAAAGACGATCTTAGCTACGTTTATGGGTTTAGTGCCAAGATTTTGAACGAGGAAAATTTAAACGCGCTTTACCGCGTGCGGATGAAAACGGCGAAATTTGACGTTGCCGGCGAGCAGATAAGCAGCATCACGCAAATTTTCAGCGCACAGGTGAGATAA
- a CDS encoding ABC transporter ATP-binding protein, producing the protein MAEILKIVNLNKKFGNLEVLKDVNLSLNEGEILSILGDSGCGKSTLLRIIAGLETPSGGQICVKDGCGTAMMFQSYALFPHLSVCKNVEFALWRLPSAERAQRSAHLLEKFKISDLKDKTPDQISGGQAQRTAFARAVANREKLLLLDEPFANLDRNLKSVLRGELKQMIKANGISAVMVTHDKEDAFLLSDKIALIKGGKVLAFGAPRELYFSPASYEIACFLGDMNLIDERDAQNLPAEFRSWLEGRKFMFRPELIISSEKYEADVAEAKFLGAFYELNLDFCGVKFKAVVSSNLQICDEFKFDLA; encoded by the coding sequence ATGGCTGAAATTTTAAAAATCGTAAATTTAAACAAGAAATTTGGAAATTTAGAGGTTTTAAAGGATGTAAATTTAAGCCTTAACGAGGGCGAAATTTTAAGCATTTTAGGCGATAGCGGTTGCGGCAAAAGCACGCTTTTGCGTATAATCGCCGGGCTTGAGACGCCAAGCGGCGGGCAAATTTGCGTCAAAGATGGCTGCGGCACGGCGATGATGTTTCAGAGCTACGCACTTTTTCCGCATTTAAGCGTTTGCAAAAACGTGGAATTTGCGCTGTGGCGGCTGCCTAGCGCCGAGCGAGCACAAAGGAGCGCGCATCTGCTGGAGAAATTTAAAATCTCCGATCTAAAAGACAAAACTCCCGATCAAATTTCGGGCGGTCAAGCGCAAAGGACGGCCTTTGCCAGAGCCGTAGCAAACCGCGAAAAGTTGCTTTTGCTCGACGAACCCTTCGCTAATCTAGATCGCAACCTAAAAAGCGTGCTAAGAGGCGAGCTAAAACAGATGATAAAGGCAAACGGCATCAGCGCGGTCATGGTGACGCACGACAAAGAGGACGCCTTTTTGCTAAGCGACAAAATAGCGCTGATAAAAGGCGGCAAGGTTTTGGCTTTCGGCGCGCCTAGGGAGCTATATTTTAGCCCAGCTTCTTACGAGATAGCCTGCTTTTTGGGCGATATGAATTTGATTGACGAGCGGGATGCGCAAAATTTGCCGGCTGAATTTAGATCGTGGCTGGAGGGGAGAAAATTTATGTTTCGCCCGGAGCTAATCATAAGCAGCGAAAAATACGAAGCAGACGTAGCGGAAGCAAAATTTTTAGGCGCATTTTACGAACTAAATTTGGACTTTTGCGGAGTCAAATTTAAAGCCGTAGTTAGCTCAAATTTGCAGATTTGCGATGAATTTAAATTTGATTTGGCTTAA